In Komagataeibacter sucrofermentans DSM 15973, the genomic window TGGGAGCCGCCGCACGAGGAAATCCGCGACATTCTTGAAGAGACCTACGGCATCATGGTCTATCAGGAACAGGTCATGCAGATTGCCCAGAAGATGGCGGGCTACAGCCTTGGCGGGGCCGACCTGCTGCGCCGCGCCATGGGTAAGAAGATCCGCGCCGAGATGGACCGCCAGCGCGAGATCTTTACCGAAGGGGCGATGAAACGCGGCATCGAGCGCGACAAGGCCGCCGAGGTGTTCGACCTCATGGCCAAGTTTGCCGATTATGGCTTTAACAAATCACATGCCGCAGCCTACGCGCTCGTGTCGTACCAGACCGCGTGGATGAAGGCGAACCACCCCGTGGCCTTTATTGCCGCGTGCATGTCGCTGGCGCGGGAAAAGACCGACAAGCTGGCCGGCCTGCGGCAGGAAGCCGACCGGCTGGGCATTCCGCTGCTGCCACCCGACATCAACGCATCGGGCGCCGACTTTACGGTGGAAAAACTGCCCGATGGCGAGACCTACGGCATCCGCTACGCGCTGGCGGCGATAAAAAAGGTAGGGCTGGGGGCCATGCAGTCGCTCGTGGCGGTGCGCGGCAACAGACCCTTTACCGACCTTGAGGATCTCGCCGCCCGCCTTGACCCCAGACAGGTCAACAAGATGCAGCTTGAAAACCTGGCCCGCGCGGGTGCGTTCGACACCATCCTGCCCAATCGCGCGCAGGCCTGCGGGGCGGCCGAAACCGTCATGCGCCGCGCGCAGGCTAACGCTCAGGAGGCGGCGAGCGGGCAGATCGGCCTGTTTGGTGGCGGCAGTGGCGCACCGGCGCAGCGCGAGCCGCTGCGCATGCCGCGCTGTGCGGACTGGCCGGAATTCGAGCGGCTGAACATGGAGGCCGATGCCATCGGCTTTCACCTGACCGGGCACCCGCTGGATTCTTACGGCCCGCTCATGCGCAGGCTCGGCGCGATCCGCGCCACGGGGCTGGAGGCGGCGGCGCAGGCCGGGATCGGGCGGGTCAAGATCGCGGGCTGCGTGGTGGACCGCAAGGAACGCCCCACGCGCACGGGCAACAAGATGGCGTGGGTGCGCCTGTCAGATGCATCGGGCGGGTGCGAGGTCACGTTCTTTTCGGAGGTGCTGTCGCGCGCGCGCGAAATTCTGGTGGCGGGTAATGCCGTGGTGGTCACTGCCGACCTCAAGCTGGAAGGCGAGGCGCTGCGCATTACCGCATCCGACGTGATGGAACTCGAACAGGCCGCGGCGGAAGCGGCAGCCGAACTGCGTATCTGGTTCGATCAGGCCGAGGCCATCGAGCCGATCCGCGATGTGCTGCTTGGCCATGGCAGCGGGCGTGGACGGGTGATCCTGATGCCATCGCTCGCGGCCACGCAGGATGTGGAACTGACCCTGGCCGAGCGCTACCGCGTGACCCCGCGCGTGGCGCAGATGATCAAGGCCATTGAAGGCGTGGGCAAGGTCGAGCAGTTCTAGGGGCGGATGCGCAAGGACGCCATCCGGCCCGCAGTGCGCAAGGCAGTGTGCCAGTATGGAAGAAAAACGCATAAAGACAATGCTGCCAGATGGCACGATCAGGGCAACATCCATACGGATTTTTGCTAAGGAGGGGGCCGGGCTGATTGAACTGCCGTTACCGGACGGCACGCTCAGGCGATATGAAGCGGTTGATATCTGGACCGCTTTCCGGGCCATGTGGAATGAGATGGAACACGGCGGGGTGCGCCTGCTGTGTGCCGGTGCACGGCGTGATGCCACCATATCGGGCATGGCCAGAAGCATGTGTGGCGGCCGCAAGGCCTATATCGTGCACAAGGGGCAGGCCGCCCGTGTCGCGGATCTGGTGGATATATTTGACCATGCTGAACCCATGCAGGTGGGAACGGCCCGCCAGCAGCGTGATTTTATCAGGGACTGGCACAAGAGTTTTCGCACTGACTGATCATGGAAAGGTTTCTGGTGACGCTTTTTCAGTGAACGGATGATGTTCCATGCCCGCATGCGTTGCAGGCGGCTATGGCGTGCCGCGTTCACGCCTGCGTATGAATCTTGCATGGGCAGGGCGGCGGTGTCATACGCAGGGGCTGCCATTTTTTTATCATTCCTGTTCATGCAACGCCGGATACAGAATGGACAACGCCATTCCCGCCACCAGCCTGTCGCACCAGAGCGTAACCTTTGCCGAGGGCCTGCCGCTTGACTGTGGCTTCCATCTCGCACCCGTTGACGTGGCGTACCGCACCTATGGCACGCTCTCGCCCGCGCGCGATAACGCCATCGTGGTGTGTCATGCGCTGACGGGCGACCAGTACGTGGCCGACCCGCATCCGCTCACCGGCAAGCCCGGCTGGTGGAGCCGCATGGTCGGGCCCGGCCTGCCGATCGATACCGACCGCTTCTTTGTCATCTGCTGCAACGTGCTTGGCGGCTGCATGGGCACGACCGGGCCGCGCAGCCCGCGCGTGCTGCCCGATGGCATGCAGGAGCCGTGGGGCACGGATTTTCCCCCCATCACCATCCGCGACATGGTGCGTGCGCAGAAGCTGCTCGTTGACCATATGGGCATTACCCGCCTGCTGGCCGTGGTTGGTGGCTCGATGGGCGGCATGCAGGTGCTCGAATGGGCCGCCACCTACCCCGAATGTGTGTTCGCGGCCATGCCCATTGCCACGTCGCCGTTCCATTCCGCCCAGAACATCGCGTTCAACGAGGTCAGCCGTCAGGCCATCTTCGCTGACCCGCAATGGCATGGCGGGCGGTACTGGGAATGTGGAGAGATCCCGGCGCGCGGGCTGGCGGTGGCGCGGATGATGGCGCACATCACCTATCTTTCCGAGGCCGCGCTGACCCGCAAGTTCGGCCGCCGCGTGCGCCATGAGCCGGGTAAGGGCGGGGCAGGGGCGCCGGGCTCGCTGTTTGGCGAGATGTTCGAGGTGGAAAGCTACCTGCGCCACCAGGGCTCGACCTTCGTGCGGCGGTTTGATGCCAATTCCTACCTCACCATCACCCGCGCCATGGATTATTTCGACCTCGGCGCCGAGCATGATGGCGATATGTCGCACCCGTTTGCGGGCACGCGCACGCGGTTTTGCATCGTATCGTTTTCATCCGACTGGCTGTTCCCCACCTCGCAGTCGCGGCTACTGGCGCGCGCGCTGAACCGGGTGGCGGCCAACGTGTCGTTTGTCGAGATCGAGAGCGACAAGGGCCATGATGCCTTTTTGCTTGATGAGCCGGATTTTGACCGTACCATCCGTGGTTTCCTGTGTGGAGCCGCCGAACATGCCGGGATTGCCTGACCATGCGCCTTGACCAGCGACTCATCGCCGGCATGATCCGCCCCCGCACCCGCGTGCTCGACGTGGGCAGCGGCGATGGCGCGCTGCTCGACTACCTGTTCCGCAATAGCGGCTGCGACGCGCGTGGCATCGAGATCGACATGAAGGAAGTGACCCGCTCGGTCGCCCACGGCCTGCCGGTCATGCATGGCGATGCGGATCATGACCTGGCCCATTACCCCGATAACGCCTTTGACTACGTGGTGCTGCAGCGCACGCTCCAGGCCGTCGAGCGCCCGCGCGAGGTGCTGCGCCAGATGTTGCGCATCGGGCGGTATGCCATCGTCTCCTTCCCCAATTTTGGCCACTGGCGGCTGCGCCTGCAACTGCTCACGCGCGGGCGCATGCCCATGACCAGCGTGTGGAGCAGGCCGTGGTACGACACACCCAATATCCACCCATGCACCATTCTCGACTTTTTGACGCTGTGCCGAGACGAGGGTTATGGTGTGCAGCAATGGATGGCCGTTGATGAAGACGGCGAGCGCGCACCGTGGCGGCGCTCGATCCGGCTGGCCAACCTGTTTGGCGAACAGGCGCTGTTCCTGCTGCGGCGCAAGGACGGCCCACGCCCCTGACGCGCCACGAGGGGGAGACCCGACCATGGACACACTCGCAGCCATTCGCACCCGGCGCGCCATCCGCGCCTATGACCCCGACCACCGGATCAGCGATGCCGAGTTGCGCAGCCTGCTCTCGGCGGCCCGCATGGCGCCCTCGGCGTTCAATGTCCAGCACTGCCGGTTCGTGGTGGTGAAAGACCCGGCCCTGCGGCGTGAACTGCGCAAGGTGGCGTGGGACCAGCCGCACGTGACCGACGCCTCGGTGCTGATCGTGCTGTGCGCCGACCGCGATGCGTGGAAGGAAGACCCCGCCCGCTACTTCAATGGCGCGCCCGATGCGGTCAGGCAGCAGATGGCAGCGAAGATCACCAGCTATTACGAAGGCCGCGAATGGGTGCAGCAGGACGAGACCATGCGCAGCTGCGGCCTTGCCGCCCAGACGCTCATGCTCGCCGCCACCGCCATGGGCTACCAGTCCTGCCCGATGGATGGCTTTGATTATGAGGCCGTGGGCAAACTGATCAACCTGCCGCCCAACCATGTGGTGGCGATGTTCGTGGTGATCGGCAGGGGCACGCAGGAGGCGCGCGCCCGTGTGGGCAAGCTGCCTGACAGCGAAGTCATCCTGACCGACCGCTTTCCCCCGCGCTGAAGCCGGGGGCAGGGGGGCGCATTAAAAGCTTGCGGTCGGGCCCGCAACGCGATAGAGCATCACGCTTGGGAACGGACCGCGCCTGTTCCCCGTGCTGGCTAGGATTGCACGTGTCCTTGACGCGGGGGACACGACCATAAGCAGACTGGACCGGCCTTTATTCCTTACATGATATCCTTGCGACGACAGAACGAACGTCCCCATGCATATGGGGTCCGGTTCCGGATTCATCTGTCGGTTCGCCACCCGGGCATGCAGCGCCGCCAAAGGGTCGCTGCCCCGTTTTTTTGCGCCAGGAGGCGCCATTCATGACAACGACGTTTGCCGATCTTCATCTTGCAGAGCCCCTGCTGCGGGCACTGGACGAGGAAGGCTACGCCACGCCCACCCCCATCCAGGCCGGCGCCATTCCCTACCTGCTGGAAGGGCGCGACCTGCTGGGTCTGGCCCAGACCGGCACGGGCAAGACCGCGGCCTTCGCGCTGCCCATCCTTGACCGTCTTTTCCGCGAGAAGGGCCGTGCCCACCCCAAGGGCGCGCGCGCCCTGGTGCTGGCCCCCACGCGCGAGCTGGCCTCCCAGATCGGGGAAAGCTTTGCATCCTATGCCCGCCACATGCGCTTCAGCCACGCTGTCGTGTTCGGTGGCGTGGGGCAGGGCCGCCAGATCGAGGCGCTGCGTCGTGGCGTGGACGTGCTCGTGGCCGCCCCCGGCCGCCTGCTTGACCTGATGGGTCAGGGCCATGTCGATCTGTCCGGCCTTGAAGTGCTGGTGCTTGATGAAGCCGACCGCATGCTCGACATGGGCTTCGTGCGCGATATCCGCAAGATTGTCGCAGCCCTGCCCACCGACCGCCAGACCCTGCTGTTCTCGGCCACCATGCCCAAGACCATATCGGACCTGGCGCACGGCCTGCTGCGCGACCCGGCCACGGTGCAGGTCACCCCGCCGTCCAGCACGGTGGACCGCATCCGTCAGGCCGTGATGTTTGTCGATACCGGCAACAAGCGCGAGGCGCTGAAGCTGCTGGTGGACTCGCCCAAGGTCGAGCGCGCCGTGGTGTTCACGCTGATGAAGCATGAGGCCAACAAGGTCGCGACCTTCCTCAACGAGCACGGCATCACCGCCGAGGCCATTCACGGCAACAAGTCGCAGGGTGCGCGTGAGCGCGCCATGTCAGGCTTCCGTTCGGGCAATGTGAAGGTGCTGGTGGCGACCGATATCGCGGCCCGCGGCATTGACGTGGATGACGTGACCCACGTGTTCAACTACGACCTGCCCAACGTGCCCGAGAGCTATGTGCACCGCATCGGGCGTACGGCGCGCGCGGGGCGTGAAGGCTGGGCGGTCTCGCTGTGCGATGCCGAGCAGCGCGCCTGGCTGCGTGATATTGAAAAGAATATCGGCAAGAAGATCCCCGTGGTGTCCGAGCATCCGTACCATTCGGAAACCGCCGAGAACTCGACCATGCGCCCGCCCGTGCTCGGTGGCGGCGGTCGTGGTCGTGGCGGCGGCGGTGGCCGCCCCGGTGGTGGTCGCCCCGGTGGCGGCGGTCGTCCTGCCGGTGGCGGTCGCCCGCCCGCCGGTGGCCGGGGTGGTCGCCCCGGTGGCAACCGCTCCGGTGGCGGTGGCCGCCGCGCAGTCTGACCCGGCCATGGCCCGCCTTGCGCATGCAGGTGGGCCACGGCACCCGGCATGATTGAAAAAAGGCGCCTGGCCTCTGGTCGGGCGCCTTTTTGCATGGGTTGTTGCAGGCTGGATAAAGTATTTTTATGAATTAATTGATGCTATATCATTTAATAAAATTATAAATAGGGCCTGATATAAAATGTATTCTGCAGGTTGCAATATTTATACTGGCAAAATAAACAGCGCGGCGTATCTGTGCCATCCGATTGTGAAATAAGTGAAAAAACCGGATAATATCTTGCAGTGATGGGGGCTGCTCATTTACTGTTCCGGCTCGTTAAGAAAAGCCTAACAGACACATTCTTTTTTTGTGGAGCCATCGATTATAGGGAACAGGGCGCAGCCGTAGCACGATGGGCAACCTGTTGCCCGCAGGGGCTTCTGGCGCGCCCTTGGGCGTGCATATACGTATTGTAGAGCTTTATGTTCGGGTAATCTGGTTGTTAATCATGTTCAGGGAATTATGGCTGAAGTGGGGCGGGGCGGCATTCATGGCCACGCCCGCCGCGCAGAGGGGGCTGATCTTCCTGCTCATGGCGGGCGGTGCGCTCATCTGCGTCTCGGTAGGGGGGGTTAGCGTCTCGCCTGTGCAGCAGGGCTGCATTTCCATTGGCACGGTGGGGCTGTTCTTTTTTCTCAACCAAAGGCCGGGGCGGCATATTACCTGCATCCTCATGATGCTGTCGCTGTTCGTATCCTTCCGCTACCTGATCTGGCGGCTGGGCAGCACGGTGCAGTTTGGCAATTCGCTCCAGATCGTGCTGTCAGTCGCGCTGCTGGTGGCGGAAGGGTATGCACTCTCGACCCTGTGCCTGAGCTATTTCCAGATGTCGTGGCCCCTGCACCGCAAGCCCCACCGCCTGCCAGCCAACCTTGATGACTGGCCGATGGTGGATGTGTACGTTCCCTCCTATAACGAGGATCTGGAACTGGTGCGTTCAACCGTGCTCGGCGCCATGGACCTGCACTGGCCCGAAGGCAAGCTCAACGTCTATATTCTCGATGACGGGCGGCGCAAGGCGTTCCATGACTTCGCCAAGGAATCCGGGGCGGGCTACATCATCCGCTCCGAGAACAATCACGCCAAGGCGGGCAATCTCAACCATGCGATGAAGATCACGAAAGGCGAATTCGTGGTCATTTTCGATTGCGACCACGTGCCCACGCGCTCGTTCCTGCTCAAGACCATTGGCTGGATGGTGGCCGACCCCAAGCTGGCCCTGCTCCAGACACCGCATCACTTCTATTCCCCCGATCCGTTCCAGCGCAATCTGGCCGCCGGCTATGACGTGCCGCCCGAAGGCAACATGTTCTATGGCCTGGTGCAGGACGGCAATGATTTCTGGGATGCCACCTTCTTCTGTGGTTCATGCGCCGCCATCCGCCGTTCAGCCCTGCTCAGCGTGGGCGGGTTCGCGACCGAGACGGTAACGGAGGATGCGCATACCGCGCTCAAGATGCAGCGCAAGGGGTGGGGCACCGCCTATCTGCGCCAGCCGCTGGCAGGCGGGCTGGCCACCGAGCGGCTGATCCTGCATATCGGGCAGCGCGTGCGCTGGGCGCGCGGCATGCTCCAGATCATGCGGCTCGATAACCCCATGCTCGGCCGTGGCCTGCGGTGGGAGCAGCGGCTGTGTTACCTGTCGGCCATGTCGCACTTCCTGTTTGCCATACCACGAGTGACCTTTCTGGTTTCGCCGCTGGCGTTCCTGTTTCTGGGGCAGAACATCATCGCGGCCTCGCCGTTTGGCATTACGGTTTATGCATTGCCGCACATCTTTCATTCCATCATGACGCTCTCGCGCATCGAGGGGCGGTGGCGCTATTCTTTCTGGAGCGAGATTTACGAAACCTCGCTTGCGCTATTCCTGGTGCGCATCACCATCGTGACCCTGCTCCAGCCGCACAAGGGCCAGTTCAACGTGACCGACAAGGGCGGCCTGCTGGCAAGGGGCTATTTTGATTTCAGCGCGGTGTATCCCAATGTCATCATGGCGCTGGTCCTGTTTGGCGGCATGGTGCGTGGCCTGTTCGGCATGGTGTTCGACTATCACGATAAACTGGCTTTCCAGTCCTTCGCGCTCAATACGTTGTGGATCACCATCAGCCTGATCGTGGTGCTGGCCTCCATTGCGGTGGGGCGGGAAACACGGCAGATCCGCCATGCGCCACGCGTGCGGGCCAAGTTGCCGGTTGATGTCTGTTTTGAAAATGGCGATGTCTTTCATGCCCATACAACCGATATCTCGCTTGGCGGGGCGGGCGTTACGCTCAACCTGCCCGCCAAGCTTGAAACGCCCGTTGATATCGAACTGCGCTATACCCACCCCGAGGATGGCATTGAAGTGGCCGTGCCCACCCGCATTCTGGGCCAGCGCGGCGCATGGCTGCACCTGCAATGGAAGATCGAGACGCTGGAAGAGGAACGGCAGGTTGTGAGCATGGTATTCGGGCGCAGTGATGCATGGGATAACTGGGCCGACTTCAAGGATGACCGGCCGCTTAACAGTATCTATCAGGTTATCAAAAGCATCGGGGGGCTGCTTGCGCCGCCATATCTGTGGAATATCAGCCCCGCAGGCGATAGCGAGGATGAGAAGGAAGCCGGAGGGAAGAAAGAGGAAGAAAAACTGGAAAAGAAGAGTCTGATCGTGCCCCCCACTCATCCCAGCAGCATACGCGGTACTGCAGGCGCGCTGATAGCATCCCTCATGCTGGCGGTCTTTCCCGCCATGGCGGATGAACCCGCGCACCCCACGGTTTTTGACCGCACGGGCGTATCGTCCACTACGCCGTGGGGCGACAGCAATTCCGGTGATCTGTCGCCTGTGCCGCAGCCGGTGGATGCCGCCGCTGCCGGGCGCATCGCCGATACCGAGGTCACGCGCACCATTTCATTTCGCGACATGGGGCTGGTCAACGGGCCGCTGAGCCTGACCGGCATCTCTCCGCTGCAGGGGCTTGATGTGGTGGTGCCGGCCAACCGCGTGGTCACGCACGCGACGCTGAGCCTGTCAGGCGCGATTTCACCTTCGCTTCTGCCTGAAGCCTCTGCCGTCAACGTCACACTCAATGAGCAGTATGTCGGTACGATCCGGGTTGATCCCACGCACCCGACCTTCGGGCCGATCGAGTTCCCAATAGACCCGCTGTATTTTACCGAGGACAGCAAGCTCAACTTCCGCTTTGCGGGTGAATACCGGCGCGACTGTAACGACCTGTATAATGATGTGCTGTGGGCCAAGATATCGGACCAGTCCACCATTACCCTCACCACCGCCCGCATTGCGCCCGAACGCACGCTTGCCCGCCTGCCTGCGCCTTTCTTTGACCCCGCATTGCAGACAGCAATGCGCGTGCCCGTTGTCCTGCCCGCAGCCACGCCCGTGCCGGAGGTTCTGCGCGGGGCGGGGCTCGTGGCCTCGTGGCTGGGCAGGATGGCGGGTTCGCGCCAGATTTCCTTTCCCGTATCATCCGCCCTGCCTGATACGGGCAATGCCATCGAGATTGGCGAGAACCTGGCGGTTGATGACCAGGGCCACATGCCCGCAGGGCCAACCCTGCTGGAAATGGCCAATCCTGCCGACAGATGGGGGACCATCCTTGTCGTGACCGGGCGTAATGCGAAGGAAGTCGAGATCGCGGCGCGCAAGCTGGTGTTCTCGCCTGATACGCTGGGTGATGTTCCGTCCACCGTGGTGCGGGATGTCACCCTGCGCCCGCGCAAGCCTTATGACGCGCCTGCGTTCATTCCCACCGACCGGCCGGTGCGGCTGGGCGAACTCGTGGCCGCAAGCGACCTGCAGGCATCGGGTTTTGTCGGGGCGCCATTGCATGTGCCCTTTCATCTGCCGCCCGACCTGTATACTTGGCACCAACTGCCTTTTCTGATGGATCTGTGGATCCGTGCGCCTGATGGGGCAGTGATGGACCTCAATGCATCGCGGCTCGATATCCATCTCAACCACAATTATATCCAGAGCTATTCGCTACGCCCCAACAGCCTGTGGCAGGCATGGTCGGAGCGGATGGTGACCCAGCACGCAGGCGCCATGGGGCATGTCACCGCCATGCCGCCCTGGCTTCTGTTCGGGCAGAATGACCTTCAGTTCAGCTTCAATACCCGCCCGGTGGACTTTGGCGCATGCCGCCGCACGCCCGGCGACGTGCAGATGGCGGTTGATTCGGATTCCATGCTCGATTTCCGGCGTGGGGTGCATTTCACCATGCTGCCCAACCTGTCCTATTTTGCCGAGATCGGTTTTCCGTTCTCGCGCATGGCCGATCTGGGCGAGACCACGGTGGTGATGCCCCGCGCGCC contains:
- a CDS encoding homoserine O-acetyltransferase, which produces MDNAIPATSLSHQSVTFAEGLPLDCGFHLAPVDVAYRTYGTLSPARDNAIVVCHALTGDQYVADPHPLTGKPGWWSRMVGPGLPIDTDRFFVICCNVLGGCMGTTGPRSPRVLPDGMQEPWGTDFPPITIRDMVRAQKLLVDHMGITRLLAVVGGSMGGMQVLEWAATYPECVFAAMPIATSPFHSAQNIAFNEVSRQAIFADPQWHGGRYWECGEIPARGLAVARMMAHITYLSEAALTRKFGRRVRHEPGKGGAGAPGSLFGEMFEVESYLRHQGSTFVRRFDANSYLTITRAMDYFDLGAEHDGDMSHPFAGTRTRFCIVSFSSDWLFPTSQSRLLARALNRVAANVSFVEIESDKGHDAFLLDEPDFDRTIRGFLCGAAEHAGIA
- the metW gene encoding methionine biosynthesis protein MetW, whose translation is MRLDQRLIAGMIRPRTRVLDVGSGDGALLDYLFRNSGCDARGIEIDMKEVTRSVAHGLPVMHGDADHDLAHYPDNAFDYVVLQRTLQAVERPREVLRQMLRIGRYAIVSFPNFGHWRLRLQLLTRGRMPMTSVWSRPWYDTPNIHPCTILDFLTLCRDEGYGVQQWMAVDEDGERAPWRRSIRLANLFGEQALFLLRRKDGPRP
- a CDS encoding nitroreductase family protein, which encodes MDTLAAIRTRRAIRAYDPDHRISDAELRSLLSAARMAPSAFNVQHCRFVVVKDPALRRELRKVAWDQPHVTDASVLIVLCADRDAWKEDPARYFNGAPDAVRQQMAAKITSYYEGREWVQQDETMRSCGLAAQTLMLAATAMGYQSCPMDGFDYEAVGKLINLPPNHVVAMFVVIGRGTQEARARVGKLPDSEVILTDRFPPR
- a CDS encoding DEAD/DEAH box helicase produces the protein MTTTFADLHLAEPLLRALDEEGYATPTPIQAGAIPYLLEGRDLLGLAQTGTGKTAAFALPILDRLFREKGRAHPKGARALVLAPTRELASQIGESFASYARHMRFSHAVVFGGVGQGRQIEALRRGVDVLVAAPGRLLDLMGQGHVDLSGLEVLVLDEADRMLDMGFVRDIRKIVAALPTDRQTLLFSATMPKTISDLAHGLLRDPATVQVTPPSSTVDRIRQAVMFVDTGNKREALKLLVDSPKVERAVVFTLMKHEANKVATFLNEHGITAEAIHGNKSQGARERAMSGFRSGNVKVLVATDIAARGIDVDDVTHVFNYDLPNVPESYVHRIGRTARAGREGWAVSLCDAEQRAWLRDIEKNIGKKIPVVSEHPYHSETAENSTMRPPVLGGGGRGRGGGGGRPGGGRPGGGGRPAGGGRPPAGGRGGRPGGNRSGGGGRRAV
- the bcsA gene encoding UDP-forming cellulose synthase catalytic subunit, giving the protein MFRELWLKWGGAAFMATPAAQRGLIFLLMAGGALICVSVGGVSVSPVQQGCISIGTVGLFFFLNQRPGRHITCILMMLSLFVSFRYLIWRLGSTVQFGNSLQIVLSVALLVAEGYALSTLCLSYFQMSWPLHRKPHRLPANLDDWPMVDVYVPSYNEDLELVRSTVLGAMDLHWPEGKLNVYILDDGRRKAFHDFAKESGAGYIIRSENNHAKAGNLNHAMKITKGEFVVIFDCDHVPTRSFLLKTIGWMVADPKLALLQTPHHFYSPDPFQRNLAAGYDVPPEGNMFYGLVQDGNDFWDATFFCGSCAAIRRSALLSVGGFATETVTEDAHTALKMQRKGWGTAYLRQPLAGGLATERLILHIGQRVRWARGMLQIMRLDNPMLGRGLRWEQRLCYLSAMSHFLFAIPRVTFLVSPLAFLFLGQNIIAASPFGITVYALPHIFHSIMTLSRIEGRWRYSFWSEIYETSLALFLVRITIVTLLQPHKGQFNVTDKGGLLARGYFDFSAVYPNVIMALVLFGGMVRGLFGMVFDYHDKLAFQSFALNTLWITISLIVVLASIAVGRETRQIRHAPRVRAKLPVDVCFENGDVFHAHTTDISLGGAGVTLNLPAKLETPVDIELRYTHPEDGIEVAVPTRILGQRGAWLHLQWKIETLEEERQVVSMVFGRSDAWDNWADFKDDRPLNSIYQVIKSIGGLLAPPYLWNISPAGDSEDEKEAGGKKEEEKLEKKSLIVPPTHPSSIRGTAGALIASLMLAVFPAMADEPAHPTVFDRTGVSSTTPWGDSNSGDLSPVPQPVDAAAAGRIADTEVTRTISFRDMGLVNGPLSLTGISPLQGLDVVVPANRVVTHATLSLSGAISPSLLPEASAVNVTLNEQYVGTIRVDPTHPTFGPIEFPIDPLYFTEDSKLNFRFAGEYRRDCNDLYNDVLWAKISDQSTITLTTARIAPERTLARLPAPFFDPALQTAMRVPVVLPAATPVPEVLRGAGLVASWLGRMAGSRQISFPVSSALPDTGNAIEIGENLAVDDQGHMPAGPTLLEMANPADRWGTILVVTGRNAKEVEIAARKLVFSPDTLGDVPSTVVRDVTLRPRKPYDAPAFIPTDRPVRLGELVAASDLQASGFVGAPLHVPFHLPPDLYTWHQLPFLMDLWIRAPDGAVMDLNASRLDIHLNHNYIQSYSLRPNSLWQAWSERMVTQHAGAMGHVTAMPPWLLFGQNDLQFSFNTRPVDFGACRRTPGDVQMAVDSDSMLDFRRGVHFTMLPNLSYFAEIGFPFSRMADLGETTVVMPRAPDHDTLGAYLDLMGFFGSITGYPVAGVHLASTDEVAHKPPSGDVILLAPVRQMGEAAALLSRSAYHIDENHLAVGQNMGLQGIWYLFQDRDSAGLRNGVTANLDAPVKGAAFMIGAESPYAAHRSVLALIGDDGGRIHELVVSLHDSRVLPQIQGDLVLKNGSQLTTYRTSPTYSVGHLPFWMWVDWFLSRHPMLMYLCGVTGSVMLGTGAWMWLRARARRRVREQEKADEEARMRGEGH